A segment of the Oncorhynchus clarkii lewisi isolate Uvic-CL-2024 chromosome 11, UVic_Ocla_1.0, whole genome shotgun sequence genome:
acagctgtaagtcgctcggggtatgtctctatcagttttgcacatcgagagactgacattttttcccattcctccttgcaaaacagctagagctcagtgaggttggatggagagcatttgtgaacagcagttttcagttctttccacagattctcgattggattcaggtctggactttgacttggccattctaacacctggatatatttatttttgaaccattccattgtagattttgctttatgttttggatcattgtcttgttggaagacaaatctccgtcccagtctcaggtcttttgcagactccatcaggttttcttccagaatggtcctgtatttggctccatccatcttcccatcaattttaaccatcttccctgtccctgctgaagaaaagcaggcccaaaccatgatgctgccaccaccatgtttgacagtggggatggtatgttcagggtgatgagctgtgttgcttttacgccaaacataacgttttgcattgttgccaaaaagttcaattttggtttcatctgaccagagcaccttcttccacatgtttggtgtgcctcccaggtggcttgtggcaaactttaaacaacactttttatggatatctttaagaaatggctttcttcttgccacccacctcagctgtagatctctgcagttcatccagagtgatcatgggcctcttggctgcatctctgatcaatcttctccttgtatgagctgaaagtttagagggacggccaggtcttggtagatttgcagtggtctgatactccttccatttcaatattatcgcttgcacagtgctccttgggatgtttaaagcttgggaaatctttttgtatccaaatccggcattaaacttcttcacaacagtatctcggacctgcctggtgtgttccttgttcttcatgatgctctctgcgcttttaacggacctctgagactatcacagtgcaggtgcatttatacggagacttgattacacacaggtggattgtatttatcatcattagtcatttaggtcaacattggatcatttagagatcctcactgaacttctggagagagtttgctgcactgaaagtaaaggggctgaataattttgcacgctcaatttttcagtttttgatttgttaaaaaagtttgaaatatccaataaatgtcgttccacttcatgattgtgtccaatttgttgttgattcttcacaaaaaaatacagttttatatctttatgtttgaagcctgaaatgtggcaaaaggtcgcaaagttcaagggggccgaatactttcgcaaggcactgtatatatatattggtcatggctcccgagtagcgcagcgttctaaggcactgcatctcgttGCAAGAGGCtttactacagtccctggttcgaattcaggctgtatcacatctgaccgtaattgggagtgccatagggtggtgcacaagtggcccagcgtcatctgggtttggctgtATACTGTATACCTACCATATGCgaaatgagtctcactagtgttaaGTAATGTTCTGTTAAACATTGTGACGGTCTTATATATTtcaagagcatattgaagttagaaacaaaagcctacaactattttagcaccgttTCGCGTGGCCCTGAGACAAGcgtggggactggtcttgatgaATCAATGAGATTTTTTCCCCCACTTAATgtccgtttgggtattggttagacaagAATTAGAAAATGAGTGTGCAGAAATggtatgctcttagtgtaacctttataggcaagtcagttaagaacaaattattatttacacggacagcctactccttcctccccgtaGGGGAATTGAACCCGGTGTCCCACCTGCCCTGCGGgaattctttagctaaatagcccagtactgtactgccgaccatcacgttgtacagcaccatattttccgttccatactaatggaaacccagagggtttttcgTTTTTTATTGGAATAGAAAAACCATAATATTAATAAAAAtaattaagcaagtaccagtcaaaagtttggacacacctactcattccaagataaaaaaaacaaactattttctacattgtagaataatagtgaagacatcacaactatgaaataacacatatggaaccagttaagttaagaacaaattcttatttacaagacAGTCTACGCCTTCCTCCCtgtcagggatttgaacccccgTCTCCTGTATGCTCCGCATTCTGTAGTAaagacatggcctgctctcccttatgtaaggaattaggcactttcccatgtttgctacagtatgtattgtagactgcacagtagcctaataaacaaatgcagCTGGCTCATATCTTCAAAATGCTTTAAATtttttattatccaaatgtaGAAGCAtatactgtacggtactgtatttcttcatcaggatctttatgctttcgttaataaaataataataaaaatactctttcaaaatgcagatgttgatttagttatggatccataatgaattactgtgggaataaatatcactgatttacagaaatattggaacaaagttgtctaatgaaagCAAActatttagaatcctccaatcctcatGCTGTAGCCTACATCTGACCGTcatgttgtacagcgccatattttacATTCCATCCAaacggaaaccctgagggtttcgtTTTTTCATTTTTCTCGGAATAGAACACCAAAAtaataatcaaattaattaagccaaatGTCTTAAAATTAATCCAATTTacaatgttattacaaaaaaggttttaaattctctggtaacgGAAGACAATCAAAtgtttctcaaagatgccctctggtggtcaaactagcaataacttgcattAACAGAAAAAAAATGGCTGACAAATAGATAACGtaccacagaatgctgcagcaggcaGCAAGGTGTGCCTCAGCATGAcgtaacttttaaaggaggaactactgtagattaacaagaatttaagctttctgcccatataagacatgtctacgTCCTagaaaatgttcttgttacttacaacctcatgctaatcacatcagcgcacgttagctcaaatcaaatcaaatttatttatatagcctttgtacatcagctgatatctcaaagtgctgtacagaaacccagcctaaaaccccaaacagcaagcaatgcaggtgtagaagcacggtggctaggaaaaactccctagaaaggccaaaacctaggaagaaacctagagaggaacaaggctatgtggggtggccagtcctcttctggctgtgccaggtggagattataacataacatggccaagatgttcaaatgttcatagatgaccagcatggtcaaataataataatcacaggcagaacagttgaaactggagcagcagcacggccaggtggactggggacagccgtCCCGTGGGGGGTACCGATCACATAGAGGATAAGAAATTATTTTGGAAGTAGGTTAGGATTACAGAACGGCACCTGATAGCATATGATAGCAAAAAACAGAAACCTTTTCTAtcagccccatggcaaaatgtgtttaATTGCAGGAAAGTAAGCTCAGGATCCCAAATGCGGTCGTCCAACACTGGATAGGAGAGCATTTCCCCAACCCTAACACttttacctaaccttaacctcagtctcCTAACCTACAGCATAAGTTCTCGTAAACTCCTATGAAAAAGTAAATTCCATATCGAAGTGACGTGAAAAGTTTGTCTCTGTGGCATCCAGCCCAAAAGGCTCTTCTTGGCAAATAGACTTCAAAGAGGAAGTTGGTATAGGAGAAGTTGAGTGGTGTGTAAGAATCACTCAGATAAAATTACAGTTACTCTGTTTCATACCAAGTCTGTTTTTCATGTTGAAACATAATGTGACAACCATATGTTTTGTATCAAACTCGAATTTAATACATTTAACTCTTGAATAAATGAATAGTGGATTTTGGTTCATGATTTAACTATATGTTTAAATCAAACACACATTCCCATTCAAGCCtgtgagatagaggagagggagatggttaTAATGCCAAACGTTTCCTTTGTTGTATTATATCAATTTATTGGGGGCAGACTTAGTGATTCGGGGGCCCGTTTCTGAATGCTGCTGACCTGTCCTACCGTGAGAAAGGGACATTAAATACAGTAGTATTCTTTAAAACTGATTTCTCATTCAGTTATTAGGAAGTACGTCACTGTTGAGATGTGAGATGTGCCACATGAATTTCATCACTTTGGTTTGTCAGACCTCACTATGTGTGTGACAGTTTCTGCTGTAGACAGTTTACGTTACCGTCTAAGGCAAGTATCGACTTCTTCACTATATTTTCTGTTCATTTTAATGTTCAAAATAAATTAAAGGAGATTAATTCTGAGTAATGAGATTCAATATGTTCTAATGTACTGCTGTTTGTTCATGTATTAGCTTCACAACTGAAGGATATCGTGTATTTGATATGGGGATGGTTTAATGTGTTGTGTGAGTTAAGTTACTCCACCAGTAAGTGTATGTTTGTACTGTTTCAGGTGATCAGTAGTGTGTGAGTTCTCACATGGCTTGTCCTGAGAACATGTTTTTTCTCATTGGCCTCTTTATGTCAGGTGAGTCTTCCACACAACAACAACTAGTTATGAATCAGAGATAAAGGAATAACCACAAGACATTATATTTTATGGGATGTGCTATATTCCAGCTTTTTAATTGTGTAGAAAAGTGTACAGTTAATTCCTGATTAGTGTATTTAATAGTCTGGATTTAAACTGCCGTGAAAAAGTTTTCGAATATTTTCATATATTCAATCAATAGATGATATTAGATAAatggaacctgagtgaacaaataacacaacatttacatacttatttaatttatttcttaAACAAAGTTATGCTCCCCTACACTAAATAACTGTCTGTGCCTCCTTCAGTTGAAATGACAACCAACCATACATTCCCTGTaattgttgatcagtctctcacattgtTGTTGAGGAATTTTGGCAAACTGTCCCATGCAGATCTGCTTTAACTCAGtgacattcaagggttttcaagcatgaactgctcgtttcaagtcctggcACAATATCTCatttgggattaggtctggacattgagtaggccattccaaaactttaaATTTGTTGCTTTTAATCCCTTTTCATGCatacttgattgtgtgttttggaatggtggcacaaccagttattgagagtaagggggcaattactttttcacacaggggtattgggtgttgcataactttgttaatgaaagaaaataaataactatAAAAGAAGTTTATAAACTcaagttccctttatctaatattaggttttggttgaagatctgataacagtaaaaaaataagtaaaaataGAGAACCATAAAGGGGAAATACTTTTTCATGTCCCTGTATGTTCATGTGAAACCGACATCAGTGTGCAGTTAACAGTATATCTTCCACCACTGTCCCTATCACCACTCCTTGACAACATACCTACCAATTGAAAAATCACCTGTACATAGAAATAAGTTAATATTATGTGAGCGGACCAAGTCATTTGGTGTCACTCTAAAACAGAAAGGTGGAATAAACAagtcaggagtaggttttcttGGTTGAACGCAGTTCTCTATTGAGAGATTTCTGACAATACCAACACAATCAATGAGAATCTCCCAAGGAACAACATACATCTTCTTTAGATGAAATACAAGacgattatctttaaactacaacaacaatCACAGATTTGTCACTGTCTTAATGGCTCTTCTTTGGCTAGCTCCCTTCTCTTGGTAGCCATTCTACACAGagggtttgtctctcctctccctgctggttccatcctctctcttataggggaaagagatatgtcattagtaccgtaaGCTGTGCTTAATtacctctggttaccttgtctcaaCATGctttgttgggctactatccgtgagcccagcctgccctctggtggtccttccacaactATTATTATTGGGAGAGACTGTAACAGTGATGGGTATAAACTCTGGATCATTGATTCTATGTAACGACCAATGAGAGACTATGAAACCACCGGCCTCTATATATGGTCAAAGTCAATATTAAGACAGTAGGGGTAAATGTTTTTAAatacctcctctccttggtaggccaacatgctcaatgtgtgtgtatatgcgtgtgttTTTGAGTGAGGAGATgggatggttagcttcaacaaagtgagctgctactggatagtcagtgttattacacctgattgagctgcggtggttgtcacgccctgaccttagagagctttttatgtctctattttggttttgtcagggtgtgatttgggtgggcattctatgttcctttctctatgttttgtatttctttgttttggctgactatcattgtctctgattgggaaccatacttaggtagctttttcccacctatgttttgtgggtagttgttttctgtttagtgttttctgcacctgacaggactgtttcagtttGCACTTTGGtctttttgtttcagtgttcagttaaataaaggtcatgaACTCTTACCACGCTGCTCTTTGGTCCGATTCCTCCTCATCAGACGACGACACACGTTACAGTGGTCAGCTATGCattgttttaattgtcttttcGGTTGTCCTACGTAGGCTTTTCCACATGAACATGTGATGAGACAGATTACTCCCTATATCTTGCAAGAGATGATACCCCTAACAGGGATTTTTCCacctgtatgtgggtgtctgAAGAAGGATGTTTGTGTTGTGCTATTGCACTGTGAGCATGAGTCACATTGGTATTTCCAATTTGGATTGTgtgtcaagagtgtctgagtgggctcaggggcCAGGTCAGATCTCACTAAGCTATCCTCAATATTGTGACCACACTTATAGACCACCAGTGGGGGATCCTTGAAGAGGTTTGCCATTCTATAGTCTGACTGCAGAATATGCCAGTGCTTTTCAGGATTGCTTTCATTTTCTCTGAACACTTGGTGTACTTAGTGCAAAATATTTGTTTATCTTCTTTGGTTTACTTTTTAGCAATTCTTCTCGTAGTTTTTGAGATTTTAATCTTTGCATCATCAGGGATTTTTTACATGTAGCCTCTGATTTTGAAATTATTTTTCAATTTCTAAGCATTGCTGTCAAAATCTGAATTTTGGCCACAGATTAGTTTAACCCTGCATAACTGGCTTTATGGTATACCATTCCTGAGGGGAAGGGGATGCATAATATCTCCACGTAGCAGGTTGAGGTCTGTTGGCTTTGTGTACAAATCTATATGTAATGCATCATTCTCTTTGATGATCCATAAGTCCAGGCAGTTTATTTTTCTCTCAGCAGTCTGCATGGTGAATTTGAGCTATTCAGAGCTCTCGCTTAGCAGAGTTTGGAATTAATTTAGTTCCTGCTGACTTCCTTCCCAGAGCACAGACATCATCTATGTATCTCTTCCATGAGAGGATTTTAGAAACTAGGGAGTGTCTCTGTTTTGTAAGTGGTTCCTCAAATTGTTCCACATACAGGTTCACATAGTTGGGGGCAAAGGAAAATAGGAAAAAGGAAAAACTCTGACTCAAAGATGAAGCAGCTATTGGATAATACCAATTTAGTGAGTTTAAAGATGCAATCATTGGCTGGAGAGACGGCAGTGTCTCTCTACTGAAGGAAGTGTTGCAGGTCACAAAATATAATTTAAACgtctgcattaaggtgtctgtaatagaatatacTTGTCTAAAACGAatatagacattaataaatgcatttctatagcttccaacatCTGTTTTACACTGGAGGAGGAGTAACAAGATGGCTGTGCAGTTGCCTCCAAACAGAggcccctgtcagtcatctaggGTTAATACATATCATTGGACTGAACTGATAATACATCAGAACCTCCCTGATGTTGTATTTTATGTTGCAGGTGTTTTGGCCTGTTTTGGTCAACGAAATTTGATCACCACAATGCCAGATAGACTGGATGTACTGACGGGCTCCTGTGTGCAAATCCCATGTTCATTTGATATTGATGACCCACAGAAAACATTTAACAGCGCAATACTACCCTCTGGAGTGTGGATTAAAGGAAACCAATACTTTGGTGAGCGTCCGGACAgagtgatatttaacagtagtgaGACGGTCAACAGATATCAAGGGGAGATAACTGGAAACATGTCCCAGAAGAACTGCACCACAGTCTTCTTCAATGTAACCACCAATTACTCTGATATATACTTCTTCAGGATTGAGAGTCAACCATTCCGTGCAACAGACACTGAAAAGTCTGTTAAAATAGTTGTCAGTGGTAAGAGACAATTTAACTGTTTACCAACTATTTTTCCCAGTTTAGATTCCTTGCATCAAAGATAAGAGTAGAACAAGCGGACAGTTTAACTATGAGGGTAAAATATATTTATCTGCAATGTATTACAGATTTTCCTTCCAGTCCCATCATTACTGTCTCAGGTGAGGTGAAGGAAGGGACCCCTGTCAGTTTGAACTGCTCAGCTGTTGCGCCCTGTCCCGAACACccccctgagctgacatggaCTCTTCCAACAACTGAGAACCAACTGCAGGAGAATccagaccaaaccaaatcagTTCTCTCCACGGTGACCTTCACTCCGTCATACCTTCATCATGAGAAGAACATCACTTGTACCTCAGTCTACCCAGTAGGGACAAGCAACAAGAGAGCTGAACATAACATGATGCTTAACGTTTCATGTAAGATGTAGTAACCGGTTCCTGTAGAATAGATCATTCTATCATGTTTCACTGATGATTGTAATAGAGTGGTTTTGATGAGACTATTCAATATACCATATCCAGATACATTCTAAATGaacccctctccctcagtctctcctaaGGACACCTCGGCCTCCATCAGTCCAGCTGATTCAGTATCAGTGGGCAGCTGTGTTAATCTGACCTGCAGCAGTACAGCCAACCCTCCTGTGACAAACTTCACATGGTTCCAGATCAGTGGGGGTGAAACAACACAGGTAGCATCTGGACAGAGTTACACCCTCAATGTGACTGTTGGTGATGGAGGACTGTACTTCTGTGAAGGAAGAAATAGTCACGGCTGTGGGAAGTCGAATGAAGTGCAGCTGGCTATAAAAGGTAAAATTGGCACGTAGGGCACAATCGTAGGTtagatatacaatatatatattcaaaagtatgtggacaccccttcaaatgcgTGGATTCAGTTATTAAAGCCtcacgttgctgacaggtgtttaaaatcgagcacacagctatgcaatctccgtagacaaacattggcagtaggatggtaacattcactaccgagttccaaactgcctttggaagcaatgGCAGCACCAGAACTGTTTTATGagggcttcatgaaatgggtttccatggcagaacagccacacacaagccaaAGATCACTATGTGCAGTGCCAAGAATcagctgcagtggtgtaaagctcactgccattggactctggaaaagTGGAAATCCGTTCTCTGGCGTGTTGTAAATAcgattcaccatctggcagtccggcggacgaatctgggttttgaCGGATACCAGGTGAACACTACCTGCACcaaagcatagtgccaactgtaaagtttggtggatgaggaataatggtctgtggctgtttttcatggtttgggctaggcctcttagttccagtgaagggaattcttaaggctacagcatacaatgacattctatattccatattaatggccatgattttggaatgagatgtttgacgagcaggtgtccacatacttttggttatgtagtgtactTGAGAGATCTTTTTGTGAGAATTGACCATAATATGTGCTGTATTTTTAGGGCAAAAAGAGCCAATGGTGTTTGGGGTTGCAGCAGGAACTCTGGGGGCCATTTTGCTTATCAGCCTGATCAGTCTTTTTGTATGGTAAGAACTATTCCTGGCATCAACGCAAAGCAATTTTATTTctgctgtgtttgtgttttgCATATGAAATCCCTCTCAGTGCATTCAGAATACCTTTCTAAATGTCTTCCAGGAGGAGAAACTCGAGGCTCCACGATGGACTTGAAAGGACAGACAGTCCACAGGGACAGGTGGGAATAAGGCTCAACTTACAAACCCACCTACAAAGTGTATCTAAGGAAGTACTGAGTTAATACTGAAACTATTTAAAATCATGAGGTTAACATCATTTCAGAGCAAGTTTAGGGGGAGATGACCACATCGAAAGCAATGCCACATCCTGTAATGACATGGAATGATAACAGAAGGGCTGTTGGACTTTGACAGTGTTCACTGTCTTTACACCTGTCAGTTGAATTGACATTTTCATTGACATCCCCTCAGTATGTGTTGTGTAACCTGCTGACCTTAGAGTTTTACACATTACTGAGCTTAGAGCTTTacacctgttcctctctctgtgttctctccacaGAACTCCCCGGTTGGGACAGTGTGTACTAACCAGGCCACAGCCGGAGAGGAACCAGAGGAACCTGCAGAAGACCAGCCTGAAGAGATCCAATACGGTGACATAGACTTCTCCAAACTACAGACCAAAGAGATCCCAGCTGCAGCCCAGGACAGGGTCCAGGGACAGGAGAGTGAGTACGCTGAAGTCAACGTGACTGGGAGAGGGGCCCAGGAACCACCTCTTAACAACCTAGATGGGCTTTATGCACAAGTGAATAAAACAGGTGGATGCTAAGTATTTTGCAATTGGGTATCAAGTGTTTTTATGTAGAGTATTGTCA
Coding sequences within it:
- the LOC139420150 gene encoding myelin-associated glycoprotein-like, whose product is MACPENMFFLIGLFMSGVLACFGQRNLITTMPDRLDVLTGSCVQIPCSFDIDDPQKTFNSAILPSGVWIKGNQYFGERPDRVIFNSSETVNRYQGEITGNMSQKNCTTVFFNVTTNYSDIYFFRIESQPFRATDTEKSVKIVVSDFPSSPIITVSGEVKEGTPVSLNCSAVAPCPEHPPELTWTLPTTENQLQENPDQTKSVLSTVTFTPSYLHHEKNITCTSVYPVGTSNKRAEHNMMLNVSFSPKDTSASISPADSVSVGSCVNLTCSSTANPPVTNFTWFQISGGETTQVASGQSYTLNVTVGDGGLYFCEGRNSHGCGKSNEVQLAIKGQKEPMVFGVAAGTLGAILLISLISLFVWRRNSRLHDGLERTDSPQGQNSPVGTVCTNQATAGEEPEEPAEDQPEEIQYGDIDFSKLQTKEIPAAAQDRVQGQESEYAEVNVTGRGAQEPPLNNLDGLYAQVNKTGGC